The following coding sequences are from one Candidatus Thermokryptus mobilis window:
- a CDS encoding peptidylprolyl isomerase, whose product MAKMRDNLPAILLSLVILFLLTIVLDWGMDITGRHHRESFREPIGIVNGEEITYQEFNQALEMEIENFKQRTGNDPDEFMIEQIRNQVWEQLINRKLIEQEIKKLGITVTDDEITDWVLNSPETLPEPVKRNFVDSTGNIDRVLLERALKATSPQARQFWIEVEKFLKAQRLTEKLQSRLLASVRVSEGEIKERFEKQNIRYEIKYISLDPNRFAKEITEPTEEEIREYYRNYQSDFRIQETRRLKYVLFSDAPSSEDSASVIRELENFKQQALQGADFIELVKNYSELPYTDAFFKHGELPAEIENEIWDKKVGEIVGPLKLSDGFHLVKIIDERKGSDVFVRASHILVPIGRDSAQAYKLAREILDLAKKGEDFAKLAGTFSTDQASARRGGDLGWFGKGKMVKEFEDACFKSKPGEIVGPVRTQYGLHIIKVIAKDNRELKVANLKLSVRASSETIESQRKRAQDFSHTVSGKNFVQEATSLGLDVKTTPPFTKDSPIPGIGMNKSISDWAFSNKVGSVSPVFKIRGGFAVFTVAEIKEGGIRPLEEVKEAIKVRIRREKLQNKSYDYLANLRKKLNEAEGLDGITRLDSTLEVKTASGFTLSGGIPGIGTDENVFGKLIDLKINQISEPIKGNSNVYIIQLVNKTPFDTTLYKSQYESLKEQIYNEKRNLLFFTWLDNLKKNAKIVDNRALYFEQ is encoded by the coding sequence ATGGCTAAAATGAGAGACAATCTACCGGCAATTTTGTTATCTCTTGTCATACTTTTTCTTTTGACGATTGTCCTTGACTGGGGAATGGACATAACGGGAAGACACCACCGCGAAAGTTTCAGGGAACCAATAGGGATTGTCAATGGCGAGGAGATAACCTATCAAGAGTTTAACCAAGCCCTTGAAATGGAAATTGAAAACTTTAAACAAAGAACGGGAAATGACCCGGACGAATTCATGATTGAACAAATAAGAAATCAGGTCTGGGAACAACTCATAAACAGAAAACTCATTGAACAAGAAATAAAGAAACTTGGTATAACTGTCACAGATGATGAAATAACGGATTGGGTTCTCAATTCCCCAGAGACACTGCCTGAACCTGTGAAAAGAAACTTTGTTGATTCAACAGGAAACATTGATAGAGTGCTTCTTGAAAGGGCTCTTAAAGCGACATCGCCTCAGGCGAGGCAATTTTGGATAGAGGTTGAAAAATTCCTCAAAGCGCAAAGGTTAACTGAAAAACTTCAAAGCCGTCTCCTCGCAAGTGTTCGTGTAAGTGAGGGGGAAATAAAGGAGAGATTTGAAAAGCAAAATATACGATACGAAATAAAATACATCTCCCTTGACCCAAATAGGTTCGCAAAGGAAATAACTGAACCAACGGAAGAGGAAATAAGGGAATACTACAGGAATTACCAAAGCGATTTTAGAATACAGGAAACAAGACGATTAAAATATGTGCTCTTCTCGGACGCGCCTTCCTCTGAGGACTCCGCTTCAGTTATCAGAGAGCTTGAAAATTTTAAACAACAAGCACTTCAAGGGGCTGATTTCATTGAACTGGTCAAAAATTACTCCGAACTTCCATATACCGATGCATTTTTCAAACACGGTGAACTGCCAGCGGAAATTGAAAACGAGATATGGGATAAAAAGGTCGGTGAAATAGTTGGACCTTTAAAACTTAGCGATGGATTCCATCTTGTAAAGATAATTGACGAGCGGAAGGGAAGCGATGTTTTTGTCCGTGCAAGCCATATACTTGTCCCAATAGGTCGCGATTCCGCACAGGCATATAAACTCGCCAGGGAAATACTCGACCTTGCTAAAAAAGGCGAGGACTTCGCTAAACTTGCGGGAACATTTTCAACCGACCAGGCATCAGCTAGAAGAGGAGGAGACCTTGGATGGTTTGGGAAAGGCAAGATGGTTAAAGAATTTGAAGACGCTTGCTTTAAATCAAAGCCCGGGGAAATCGTCGGACCAGTTAGAACACAATATGGTCTTCACATAATCAAAGTCATCGCAAAAGATAACAGAGAGTTAAAAGTTGCCAATCTAAAATTAAGCGTAAGGGCGAGTTCAGAAACGATAGAATCCCAGAGAAAACGAGCCCAGGATTTCAGTCACACCGTAAGCGGTAAAAATTTCGTCCAGGAAGCAACATCTCTGGGTCTTGATGTAAAAACAACACCTCCATTTACAAAGGATTCACCGATCCCGGGAATCGGGATGAATAAATCAATTTCTGACTGGGCTTTCTCAAACAAAGTTGGAAGCGTAAGCCCCGTTTTCAAAATTAGAGGTGGATTTGCTGTGTTCACCGTCGCAGAGATAAAAGAAGGTGGAATCAGACCTCTTGAAGAGGTAAAAGAGGCGATAAAAGTGAGAATACGAAGGGAAAAACTTCAAAATAAATCATATGATTACCTCGCAAATCTCAGAAAGAAACTAAATGAAGCTGAAGGTCTTGATGGAATAACACGCCTTGATTCAACGCTTGAGGTCAAGACCGCCTCCGGCTTTACACTCTCGGGCGGTATCCCTGGCATAGGAACCGATGAAAATGTCTTCGGTAAGTTAATTGACTTAAAGATAAATCAAATTTCAGAGCCGATAAAAGGGAATTCAAATGTTTATATAATTCAACTCGTAAACAAAACTCCTTTTGATACAACGCTTTACAAGTCGCAATATGAATCATTGAAAGAGCAAATTTACAACGAGAAGAGGAATTTGCTATTTTTCACTTGGCTTGACAACCTAAAAAAGAATGCGAAAATCGTTGATAACAGGGCACTTTACTTTGAGCAGTGA